The Magnetovibrio sp. PR-2 genome contains the following window.
CAATGCGTTACTTGACGATCTGGTGGCACGCTTCACACGGCCCCCTGTCACGGTGTGGTAAAATCCCCTGCACCACCACAGCATGTGTGATTGGGGGTGGGGGCAATGTAATCAAATCCGGATCCGGCAATTCAAAACCTGAACCTATGGAATGGCAGTTTGTGCAGGCCCCACGGTGAGGGTGCGGGCGACCGTCTCCCGGCAAAATCATTGGTGCAGATTCAAGCTGTGCAAAGCCAAGGTCGGGATCACCGCGCAAAAACACACTGACCCGGCGCATGGAATAGCGCCCGTCTTCGCCGCGCTCACCTTTACGAAGTGCCGTCAATTCAACCTTATCCAAGTTGCGCACCATGCGAGAACTTTGCTGGAACGCCTCGAGTGTTGTCACGCTAACATTGCCAACATTGACGATCACGTCACCGGCTTTCAGCCCCGAACGGGCCGAATTTAACGTGACCTCGTCAACCAACAAACCCTTCAGTCCACGGGGGTAGCGCAATTTACGGCGCAATTCAGAGGACAACTCACCCACATCCATACCTTGCCAGTGGCCTTCTGAAAGCTGCACATTCGACGGCAAGAAATTGGGGACATTGCCGCCAATGCGTGCCGTATCAATGGCGCCCGGGTTCAAAGATCCCGTCGCAACATTGACAATGGTTGGCACATTAGGTCCAGGCGCTTGCTGAGAAGCAGGCGGCGTTTGCAAATTATTATTCGGCGTTGCCCACATGCCAGGGCCACCAATTTGGTTGGCCACCCCCGCTTGCCCAGTAATGGCAGCCGAAGACATATTGGAATGGTGGACCTCGCTGTCAAAGATTGTACTGAGCAGCGTGATAATGGCAATGGCACCAACGGCACCGATGAGTATTTTTTTATCTACCATAACAAACGGTTCTCATTAAGCTCAGTTCAAAAACAACATCTTGACGGCGACCACCGCCATAATCGTTGTATACACCCCGCGCAACAACTGCACAGGTAGGGTTTTCATCAATTTTGCACCGATCAAGCCACCAACGTAGGCACCCGGAATCATGATCGCTGCAATCGCAAGAGGAGCCTGCAGATCGATAAGCCCCGTCGGAACACCATGCAAGAAGGCAATAAGTGCACCCGTTAAGGATGCCCAGAACACCACGACAGAGCTGTTTGCGATGGCATTGTGCAATGGTGCATTGGCAAACATGCGCTGCATGGGTACGGCAACCACACCGCCGCTAATGCCCAGCATACCGCTGATCAAGCCAATTGGCATGCCCAACCCAGCGTTTGTCGTTTGTTCTTTAACCACTTCATGGGAAGACTGAGCATGCGCCTCGCCATCCCCTTCGATCAAGTCTTCCAGCTCTTCGTCCGTGGCCTCAACCAGTGCATCACCCACAACCTCATCGGTGCGCAAGACCACTTCTTCTTGGTTTTCGTCCTTGCTGAGCAGTTCTTGCAAACCCTTTGCCGTCATCAGAGCCGCAAAGATCCCCAGCAACAGCCCCATGGACTGATCGCCTAAGCTATTACCAATGAAGTAGCCAGCCACAACACCAACACATGCCCATGGTGTGATTGATTTTACCGTATCCCACATGATCAAACCAGATCTGGCATTACGGCGCACAGCAGCACCAAAAATGAACAGGTTGGTCAAATAAGCGACAGGACGGATCAAGTGCATACCATAGCCAAAGATGACCATCATACCGGCAACTTGCAACACACCACCGCCCATCGTAACCATGCCACTGGTGACGCCGACCACAACAGCCAAAAGCATCAAGCTGACAATATCCCCAACTGTAAACCCAGCAACGCGCGTGCGGTTGATGTGGTCAGGATCGAAGATCCCGCCCGCTGTCATATTCACACCACCTTGTTGAGCTTGCAGTTGGGGGTTTTGTCCTTGTACAGAACCTTGTCCAGCAACACCGTTGGGCCCCGCCTGAGCCATAGGCCCGTTCGGCGCCGCAATGTTCATCCCCATCGGTTGGTTTTGCTGAACCTGAGCGCGGGCCTTTTGCCACCAGGGGGCTGAGCCTTGCCCAGGATCAATCCCTGCACCTTGGCTAGCGGACATGTTGGGCGGGGTATTGCCCATCATGTTGCCGTTGCCAAAGCCAGCGCTCACCATAGCTGGTGAACCGGACGGCCCGTTATTTTGGTCAAGTGCAGCGTTCCCAGGGTTGACCTTAAAGGTCAAAACATCCCCGAAATCAGCCGCCAAAACATGTGCAGGAACGACAAAACCCTGAACAAGTTGGTTGTCACCAATAACCGACATCCCAATGCCGACAAGCTCACCCGCCCTATTGATGACGGGGCCACCCGTTTGTTCCCAGGTGTAAACGGCGTCCGTGCTCAAAAGGTGTGACAACTGCTGTGCCCCAACGCTCATCGTCGCATTGACCTGCTGCAATTGACCTTCTTTAAAGATGGTGTTGCCGGCTGCGTTAAAGCCGATACCCGTCACCAAACTATTGGCCATCAATTTCGTGGTGTCCGCCATTGTAAAATACATGAAACGGTCCGGCGTCAAAACTTTCAACAACGCAACGTTATGACCGGGCAGGGCCTTTGTGATTTCCGCCAAATACCTTTTGGTGCCCGAAGATGTACGCACCAAAACAGCTATTTCTTTCAAGTTTTTCAGTGGATGCAATGCAGTGATCACATGGCCGTTGGGACTAACCAAGGCACCAGATGCAACCGGGGGCATGTTGACTGTCGTCGTCCCAATGCCCACAACGCCAGTGGCGACAGCCTGAACTGCACCTTCCATGCCGTTCCCGGCCATATCACGAAAGAGGAATTCCGGCACTGAAAGCTCATAAGAGTTTTCGTAGAAGTCCATATCTTCGTAATTTGCCAAGATAAAGCTCGCCCAGACAAATGTCAGGGCAACCAATAAAGCCAAAATCATAGAGGGCACCTGCCACGACTTCTTGCAAAACAAGATCGTGTTTTCCGGTAAAGCCCTCTCTGGGCGGTTCAAATCTTCCATAGTCGTTGGTCCTCAACGCGCCACAATCAAAATGTAAAAGCTCGACAGCAGCAAAAACAGCCCCATTAACGGGAGCCCCCAGCTGAGATAGCTTTTAAAGCTCAACCCCTGCCCGTGCGGGATCAGGTCTTCCGTTTCGGGATGCGATTTCAAAAAGCGGTCTAAATAGCTCGACGTTAACGGCCCGGCTGTCGCACCCGTCAGGGCCGCAGATGAGCCCGCAAGAACACCCAATGACAACGCCCACCATACCGTGGTGTCGGCAATGGTCGCATCCAATCCTGCCGTCACAGGCACAAACATGGCTGTTGTCGCGCCTGCGTTCATAAACATGGTAAAAAAGGCCGCCAGCCACATCAACATCAA
Protein-coding sequences here:
- the mamO gene encoding magnetosome protein MamO, which encodes MEDLNRPERALPENTILFCKKSWQVPSMILALLVALTFVWASFILANYEDMDFYENSYELSVPEFLFRDMAGNGMEGAVQAVATGVVGIGTTTVNMPPVASGALVSPNGHVITALHPLKNLKEIAVLVRTSSGTKRYLAEITKALPGHNVALLKVLTPDRFMYFTMADTTKLMANSLVTGIGFNAAGNTIFKEGQLQQVNATMSVGAQQLSHLLSTDAVYTWEQTGGPVINRAGELVGIGMSVIGDNQLVQGFVVPAHVLAADFGDVLTFKVNPGNAALDQNNGPSGSPAMVSAGFGNGNMMGNTPPNMSASQGAGIDPGQGSAPWWQKARAQVQQNQPMGMNIAAPNGPMAQAGPNGVAGQGSVQGQNPQLQAQQGGVNMTAGGIFDPDHINRTRVAGFTVGDIVSLMLLAVVVGVTSGMVTMGGGVLQVAGMMVIFGYGMHLIRPVAYLTNLFIFGAAVRRNARSGLIMWDTVKSITPWACVGVVAGYFIGNSLGDQSMGLLLGIFAALMTAKGLQELLSKDENQEEVVLRTDEVVGDALVEATDEELEDLIEGDGEAHAQSSHEVVKEQTTNAGLGMPIGLISGMLGISGGVVAVPMQRMFANAPLHNAIANSSVVVFWASLTGALIAFLHGVPTGLIDLQAPLAIAAIMIPGAYVGGLIGAKLMKTLPVQLLRGVYTTIMAVVAVKMLFLN
- the mamP gene encoding magnetosome magnetite formation protein MamP, yielding MVDKKILIGAVGAIAIITLLSTIFDSEVHHSNMSSAAITGQAGVANQIGGPGMWATPNNNLQTPPASQQAPGPNVPTIVNVATGSLNPGAIDTARIGGNVPNFLPSNVQLSEGHWQGMDVGELSSELRRKLRYPRGLKGLLVDEVTLNSARSGLKAGDVIVNVGNVSVTTLEAFQQSSRMVRNLDKVELTALRKGERGEDGRYSMRRVSVFLRGDPDLGFAQLESAPMILPGDGRPHPHRGACTNCHSIGSGFELPDPDLITLPPPPITHAVVVQGILPHRDRGPCEACHQIVK